One part of the Lachnospiraceae bacterium JLR.KK002 genome encodes these proteins:
- a CDS encoding DEAD/DEAH box helicase family protein, which produces MAQYNFEETIITADGREETRSFQYHQEVARTDVMTGDRDVNRYLYCQLKMSILNADRIDIIVSFLMESGVKLILEDLKSAQNRGVQIRILTGNYLGITQPSALYLLKKELGDCLDLRLYNDKSRSFHPKSYMFHYNSESEIYIGSSNVSKSALTSGIEWNYRFHSRRDENNFQLFFQTFEELFFHHSIVVDDEELKRYSRSWHKPAVFKDMERYDVPEENRKTSPLFQPRGVQIEALYALEDSRAEGAVKGLVQAATGVGKTYLAAFDSARYEKVLFVAHREEILKQASISFQNVRNSDDYGFFYGKQKDTDKAVIFASVSTLGKPEYLRDEYFAANYFDYIVIDEFHHAVNEQYRRIVDYFKPQFLLGLTATPERMDGKNIYEICDYNVPYEISLKEAINKGVLVPFHYYGVYDETDYSGLHLVKGRYKEQELTEIYRNNIRRYDLIYKYYMKYKSRRALGFCCSRAHAEEMAAEFCKRNVPAVAVYSNGDGEYSEERDTAINRLLHQEIKVIFSVDMFNEGLDIASLDMVMFLRPTESPIIFLQQLGRGLRTYKGKEYLNVLDFIGNYEKAGKILSLLNGEDFFCEKKEHDFHNREYPDGCMVDFDIRLTDLFRELEKKSLSARQRVIQEFYRVKELLDGKVPSRMELFTCMDDDIYQYCIRHAKENPFRRYLEFLHELQEFSPEEEKLYSGMGREFLALIETTDMQKVYKMPVLYSFYNHGNLRLEVTEEELLESWKEFFDTGTNWKDFSPGISQEEYKKITDRQHISKAKTMPVKFLKSSGKGFFMEKEGYALALREELREWLEDEALKYHMKDILEYRTMEYYRRRYRKTNRDKT; this is translated from the coding sequence ATGGCTCAATATAATTTTGAGGAAACAATAATCACTGCCGACGGCCGGGAAGAAACCAGAAGTTTTCAGTATCACCAGGAAGTCGCGAGAACGGATGTTATGACCGGGGACAGAGATGTAAACCGATATCTGTATTGTCAGCTTAAAATGAGTATTCTGAATGCTGACAGGATTGATATTATCGTATCTTTTCTTATGGAATCCGGTGTGAAGCTGATTCTGGAGGATTTGAAATCTGCACAGAACAGAGGAGTGCAAATCAGGATTCTGACGGGAAATTATCTTGGAATTACCCAGCCTTCCGCCTTGTATCTGCTGAAAAAGGAGTTGGGGGATTGTCTGGATTTGCGGCTGTACAATGACAAATCAAGATCTTTTCATCCCAAATCCTATATGTTTCATTATAATTCGGAAAGTGAGATTTACATAGGTTCTTCTAATGTGTCAAAAAGTGCGCTGACCTCCGGAATTGAATGGAATTACCGATTTCACAGCAGAAGGGATGAGAACAATTTTCAGTTGTTCTTTCAGACTTTTGAAGAACTGTTTTTTCACCATTCCATTGTGGTGGATGATGAAGAACTGAAACGGTATTCCAGAAGCTGGCATAAACCGGCAGTGTTCAAAGATATGGAACGGTATGACGTTCCGGAAGAAAACAGGAAAACCAGCCCATTGTTTCAGCCCAGAGGCGTGCAGATAGAAGCCCTGTATGCTCTGGAGGACAGCAGAGCGGAAGGAGCAGTGAAAGGGCTTGTACAGGCGGCTACCGGAGTTGGAAAAACATATCTGGCGGCTTTTGATTCTGCCAGGTATGAAAAAGTACTGTTTGTAGCCCATCGGGAAGAAATATTAAAACAGGCTTCCATTTCTTTTCAGAATGTGAGAAATTCAGACGATTACGGATTTTTTTACGGTAAACAGAAAGATACGGACAAAGCTGTCATATTTGCGTCTGTTTCCACACTGGGTAAACCGGAATATCTCAGAGATGAATATTTTGCAGCGAATTATTTTGATTATATTGTAATTGATGAATTTCATCATGCGGTAAACGAACAGTACAGAAGAATTGTGGATTATTTTAAGCCTCAGTTTTTACTGGGGCTTACCGCAACGCCGGAACGGATGGATGGGAAAAATATTTATGAAATCTGTGATTATAATGTGCCTTATGAGATTTCACTGAAAGAAGCCATCAACAAAGGCGTTCTTGTGCCCTTTCACTATTATGGAGTTTATGATGAGACAGATTATAGCGGCCTTCATCTGGTAAAAGGCCGCTATAAAGAGCAGGAACTGACGGAGATTTACCGGAATAATATACGAAGATATGATTTAATCTACAAATATTATATGAAGTATAAATCCCGAAGGGCTCTGGGATTTTGCTGTTCCAGGGCACATGCGGAGGAAATGGCGGCCGAATTCTGTAAACGGAATGTTCCCGCTGTCGCAGTGTACAGTAACGGAGACGGGGAATATTCCGAGGAAAGAGATACTGCCATTAATCGGCTGCTTCATCAGGAAATTAAAGTAATTTTTTCTGTGGATATGTTCAATGAGGGATTAGATATTGCGTCTCTGGACATGGTCATGTTTCTCAGGCCCACAGAGTCTCCCATTATATTTTTGCAGCAGCTTGGAAGAGGACTCCGTACATATAAAGGAAAAGAATACCTGAATGTGCTTGATTTTATCGGAAATTATGAAAAAGCGGGAAAAATTCTGTCACTGCTGAACGGGGAAGATTTTTTCTGTGAAAAGAAAGAGCATGATTTCCATAACCGGGAATATCCTGATGGCTGTATGGTGGATTTTGACATACGCTTAACAGATTTGTTCCGGGAACTGGAGAAAAAGTCTCTGTCTGCCAGACAGCGTGTGATTCAGGAATTTTATCGTGTGAAGGAATTGCTGGACGGGAAGGTACCTTCCAGAATGGAATTGTTTACCTGCATGGATGATGATATTTATCAGTATTGTATCAGACACGCAAAAGAAAATCCTTTCCGCAGGTATCTGGAATTTCTGCATGAACTGCAGGAATTTTCTCCGGAAGAAGAAAAGCTGTATTCCGGTATGGGACGGGAGTTTCTTGCGCTGATTGAAACTACGGACATGCAGAAAGTATATAAAATGCCTGTCTTATACAGCTTTTATAACCATGGCAATCTGCGTCTGGAAGTGACGGAGGAAGAACTGCTGGAAAGCTGGAAAGAATTTTTTGATACGGGAACAAACTGGAAGGATTTCTCACCGGGAATATCTCAGGAAGAATATAAAAAAATCACAGACAGGCAGCATATAAGCAAGGCGAAAACCATGCCTGTGAAATTTCTGAAATCTTCCGGAAAGGGATTTTTTATGGAAAAAGAGGGATATGCCCTTGCCCTTCGGGAAGAACTGAGAGAATGGCTGGAGGATGAAGCTCTGAAATATCATATGAAAGATATACTGGAGTACAGGACAATGGAATATTATCGGAGGAGGTACAGGAAGACGAACCGTGATAAAACCTGA
- a CDS encoding YbjQ family protein, producing MILVNTDYISGKELEMLGLVKGSTIQSKNIGRDISQSFKTLVGGELKAYNDMMNDARALATKRMVEEAEALGADAVVNIRYASSAIMQGAAEVIAYGTAVRFTS from the coding sequence ATGATCTTGGTAAATACTGATTATATTTCCGGCAAAGAACTTGAAATGCTCGGTCTGGTGAAAGGAAGCACCATCCAGTCTAAAAACATAGGAAGGGACATCAGCCAGAGTTTTAAAACCCTCGTAGGCGGCGAGTTAAAAGCCTACAACGACATGATGAATGACGCAAGAGCGCTTGCCACCAAACGTATGGTAGAAGAAGCGGAAGCACTTGGAGCTGACGCTGTTGTAAATATCCGTTATGCCTCTTCTGCAATTATGCAGGGCGCTGCGGAAGTCATTGCCTACGGCACTGCGGTAAGATTTACCAGTTAA
- a CDS encoding IS110 family transposase: MKYPKVLMMLESIPYLSVGLDVGADFTWMSIMLPNGILTGKPFKIIHSDPQSRELAVAKIKEAQEMYSLESRCFLESTGIYHIPLLYFLRDKGFDCSVINPIITKNSTNMNVRKLHNDKFDSKKAAKVGLDASLKTSIIPDDEVIDLRNLVRDYYYFKDLQSAVVLKLTAELKVSFPAYRKVFSTVTTQTSLNLLEAYPFAADMLAAPKDILVETIRKTARFGEKYAVSKYDAIRAAAKDAAVFGRALQSSALRIRLYIKTYREYQEHLDNILEDLHKAVDKLEGTPVYDRIFLLQSLRGVGFLSAAVLIAEMGSFDLFSSPKKLYAYFGLDPAVKQSGKFNGDKVHMSKRGSSLARRILHMVAINNLKVDKGTKTPVNPVIHGYYTDKCKSKKKNVAVGAVMHKICNIIFAMLRDNKPFEIITPQEHCERYLAAHPDKIQNAA; the protein is encoded by the coding sequence ATGAAATACCCAAAAGTACTTATGATGCTTGAAAGCATCCCTTATCTCTCAGTCGGGCTTGATGTCGGCGCAGACTTCACCTGGATGTCCATCATGCTGCCCAATGGCATTCTCACCGGGAAACCTTTTAAGATCATTCATTCTGATCCGCAGTCCCGTGAGCTTGCTGTCGCAAAAATAAAGGAAGCACAAGAGATGTATTCCCTCGAAAGCCGCTGCTTCCTTGAGTCCACCGGGATCTACCACATCCCGCTCCTGTACTTCCTTCGTGATAAGGGGTTTGACTGCTCAGTCATTAATCCTATCATCACTAAGAATAGCACAAATATGAACGTAAGGAAACTGCATAATGATAAATTTGATTCAAAAAAAGCTGCCAAAGTCGGCCTGGATGCTTCCCTTAAGACTTCCATCATACCAGATGATGAGGTCATTGACCTGCGCAACCTGGTACGGGACTACTATTACTTCAAAGACCTGCAGTCCGCTGTCGTCCTGAAGCTCACGGCGGAACTGAAAGTGTCCTTTCCCGCATACCGGAAGGTGTTTAGCACGGTCACTACCCAAACTTCCTTAAATCTTCTGGAAGCTTACCCCTTTGCCGCAGACATGCTTGCCGCCCCAAAAGACATACTTGTGGAAACCATACGCAAAACCGCACGTTTCGGTGAAAAATATGCCGTTTCCAAATATGATGCCATACGTGCTGCCGCAAAGGACGCCGCTGTTTTCGGACGTGCGCTTCAAAGCAGTGCACTCCGGATCCGGCTGTATATCAAAACCTACCGGGAATACCAGGAGCATCTGGACAATATACTTGAGGACCTGCATAAGGCTGTTGATAAGCTGGAAGGGACGCCGGTTTATGACCGTATCTTCCTTCTCCAGTCCCTACGTGGTGTCGGTTTTCTCAGTGCAGCCGTCCTGATCGCTGAAATGGGCTCCTTTGACCTGTTTTCTTCCCCAAAGAAGCTTTATGCTTACTTCGGCTTGGATCCTGCCGTGAAGCAATCCGGCAAGTTCAATGGGGATAAAGTCCACATGTCCAAGAGGGGTTCTAGCCTTGCCAGGCGTATCCTGCATATGGTGGCTATCAATAATCTTAAGGTGGATAAAGGGACAAAAACACCAGTAAATCCAGTTATCCACGGCTATTATACCGACAAATGCAAAAGCAAGAAGAAAAACGTGGCTGTCGGGGCTGTCATGCATAAAATCTGCAATATCATTTTTGCCATGCTCCGGGATAATAAACCATTTGAGATCATCACTCCTCAGGAACACTGTGAGCGGTATCTGGCAGCGCATCCCGACAAGATACAGAACGCAGCCTAA
- a CDS encoding alanine/glycine:cation symporter family protein: MLKTIDDLVWGIPLIVLILAVGIFLTVRLRGLQIRRLPLAIRNLIFNESSGQEGEVSGFGALCTALSATIGTGNIVGVATALVAGGPGALFWMVVAAVLGTVTKYAECMLAIKYRVTAEDGHVVGGPFYYIERGMGKNWKWLGKLFAFFGVGAGLLGIGTFTQINGITGAVNSFFDPKNQWTVELFGREYSWTVVIAGVILTVCVALVVIGGLQRISGVAQVLVPLMAATYITAALLILIFHASEIPAAFVTIVQSAFGIKAAAGGALGAMMTAMQKGVARGIFSNEAGLGSAPIAAAAVQTEEPASQGLVSMLGTVIDTVIICTMTGLIIVITDTWNIGLDGVDVTTKAFQTGLPFAPAVSSFILMICLVCFAFTTILGWNYYSEKCLEYLTGGSRQAVKTYRWVYILCVFIGPFMTVSAVWTIADIFNGLMAIPNLIAIIALNGVVAAETRQYLKKVDKLG, from the coding sequence ATGTTAAAGACAATTGATGATTTGGTGTGGGGAATTCCTCTGATTGTATTGATTCTGGCAGTGGGAATTTTTCTGACCGTGCGTTTGAGGGGCCTTCAGATTCGCCGCCTGCCTCTGGCAATACGTAACCTGATTTTTAATGAATCGTCGGGGCAGGAAGGAGAAGTGTCCGGATTCGGAGCACTGTGTACAGCTCTGTCAGCCACCATAGGAACGGGAAATATTGTGGGAGTTGCCACAGCGCTGGTAGCAGGCGGACCGGGGGCATTGTTCTGGATGGTGGTGGCGGCTGTTCTGGGCACTGTCACGAAATATGCGGAATGTATGCTGGCCATTAAATACAGGGTAACAGCAGAAGACGGACATGTGGTAGGCGGGCCTTTTTACTATATTGAGCGCGGCATGGGGAAGAACTGGAAATGGCTGGGTAAGTTGTTTGCTTTCTTTGGCGTGGGTGCGGGGCTTCTGGGAATTGGAACTTTTACCCAGATTAATGGGATTACCGGAGCGGTAAACAGCTTTTTTGACCCAAAAAACCAGTGGACGGTGGAACTTTTTGGAAGAGAATATTCCTGGACAGTTGTGATAGCAGGAGTGATTCTGACCGTATGCGTGGCTCTGGTGGTAATCGGAGGGCTGCAGCGGATTTCCGGTGTGGCGCAGGTGCTGGTGCCGCTGATGGCGGCTACCTATATCACAGCGGCTTTGCTGATTCTTATATTCCATGCCAGTGAAATTCCGGCAGCTTTTGTAACAATCGTACAGAGTGCATTTGGAATAAAAGCCGCTGCAGGCGGCGCTCTCGGCGCCATGATGACAGCCATGCAGAAAGGTGTTGCCAGAGGAATCTTTTCCAATGAAGCCGGGCTGGGAAGCGCTCCCATTGCCGCTGCCGCAGTGCAGACAGAAGAGCCGGCGTCTCAGGGCCTTGTTTCCATGCTGGGCACCGTTATTGATACTGTGATTATCTGTACCATGACGGGGCTGATCATTGTGATTACCGATACATGGAATATCGGCCTGGACGGAGTGGACGTAACCACAAAAGCATTTCAGACAGGATTGCCTTTCGCACCGGCGGTTTCCTCTTTTATTCTGATGATCTGCCTGGTATGCTTCGCATTTACCACCATTCTGGGATGGAATTATTACAGCGAAAAATGTCTGGAATACCTGACCGGCGGAAGCCGGCAGGCAGTGAAAACATATCGCTGGGTTTACATACTCTGTGTGTTCATCGGACCGTTTATGACCGTTTCCGCAGTATGGACCATTGCAGATATTTTTAACGGACTGATGGCAATTCCGAATCTGATTGCCATTATTGCTCTGAACGGTGTGGTTGCGGCAGAGACCAGGCAGTATCTGAAAAAAGTGGATAAATTGGGATAA
- a CDS encoding leucine-rich repeat protein, with the protein MRNKKFRKRMTALVMSTVLLIPAPVISAEEQEPMRQESQTRAADVNGFEIENGVLKKYTGKAEHVEIPGTVTAIGELAFSECDFLKSVVIPGTVKSIGTSAFYGCNTLGSVRLNTGLESIGELAFYASGVSSISIPGSVKKLSFSAFMACKSLKRVTIAEGTTELGSAVFNGCSALEDVELPGTLTVIGSKAFGSCTSLKSITIPKGVKTIGNTAFQMCTNLTSVFIPETVKEMGKDVFKKCGKLTIYGKKGSYIETWAKENNIPFGNVRNISSCEITVHPDSYVWDGKEKTPEVTIKDGSYTLKEKTDYTLEYRNNINPGTATVVITGTGKYTGTVEKTFTIYDKEKESQTLDYRKSYNKIYGDKSFNLNVRVKKGDGFLTYGSSDKKVAAVDKKGKVTIKGTGIATITVKAEETDKYREKTVKIAVKVKPEKAVIKSLNTVKGKKLKVTWKKDKRAAGYEIQYSTDSKFKDKKVTKTTIVKNKNTTSKTFSKLKEGRKYYVRIRSYKNIKVNGKSQKLYGAWSNKKKSGSIQN; encoded by the coding sequence ATGAGAAACAAAAAATTCCGGAAACGTATGACAGCTTTGGTTATGAGCACCGTGTTACTGATTCCGGCGCCTGTGATATCTGCTGAAGAACAGGAACCCATGAGACAGGAAAGTCAGACAAGGGCGGCCGATGTAAATGGATTTGAAATAGAAAACGGGGTATTAAAAAAATACACCGGGAAGGCGGAACATGTAGAGATTCCGGGTACGGTAACTGCTATCGGCGAGCTGGCATTTTCCGAGTGCGATTTTCTGAAAAGCGTGGTAATTCCGGGTACGGTGAAAAGTATCGGAACGTCGGCTTTTTACGGCTGCAACACACTTGGCAGCGTCAGACTGAACACAGGACTGGAAAGTATCGGAGAATTAGCTTTTTATGCTTCCGGGGTCAGCAGCATTTCCATTCCGGGAAGCGTGAAAAAATTAAGTTTCTCTGCGTTTATGGCCTGCAAATCATTGAAACGTGTTACCATTGCAGAAGGAACCACAGAGTTAGGATCAGCCGTATTTAACGGATGCAGCGCACTGGAAGATGTGGAACTTCCGGGTACACTGACAGTGATTGGAAGCAAAGCCTTTGGTTCCTGTACCAGTCTGAAAAGTATTACCATTCCGAAAGGAGTCAAAACCATCGGAAACACTGCATTCCAGATGTGTACGAATCTTACGTCTGTATTTATTCCGGAAACGGTAAAGGAAATGGGAAAGGATGTTTTTAAGAAATGCGGTAAACTGACTATTTACGGAAAGAAAGGTTCCTATATAGAGACCTGGGCGAAAGAAAACAACATTCCCTTTGGAAATGTCAGAAATATTTCTTCCTGTGAAATTACCGTACATCCTGATTCTTATGTCTGGGACGGGAAGGAAAAAACTCCTGAAGTAACTATAAAGGACGGAAGTTATACATTAAAGGAAAAAACAGATTATACGCTGGAATACCGTAATAACATTAATCCCGGAACTGCCACGGTGGTAATTACCGGAACAGGGAAATACACCGGAACAGTGGAGAAAACCTTTACTATTTATGATAAGGAGAAGGAAAGCCAGACGCTGGATTATCGGAAAAGTTACAATAAAATTTACGGAGATAAGTCCTTTAACCTGAATGTCAGAGTGAAAAAGGGAGATGGATTTCTTACTTATGGAAGTTCGGATAAAAAAGTGGCGGCTGTGGATAAGAAAGGAAAAGTCACCATCAAAGGCACCGGTATTGCCACTATTACCGTAAAGGCGGAGGAAACCGATAAGTACAGAGAAAAAACTGTGAAAATCGCAGTTAAAGTGAAACCTGAAAAAGCTGTCATAAAATCTCTGAATACGGTGAAGGGAAAGAAATTAAAAGTCACCTGGAAGAAGGATAAAAGAGCTGCAGGTTATGAAATACAGTACAGCACGGACAGTAAATTTAAAGACAAAAAGGTTACAAAAACCACAATCGTAAAAAATAAAAATACCACTTCCAAAACATTTTCAAAACTGAAAGAGGGCAGGAAATATTACGTAAGGATACGTTCATATAAAAATATTAAAGTAAACGGTAAGAGCCAGAAGCTGTATGGAGCCTGGAGTAATAAGAAGAAAAGCGGCAGTATTCAGAACTAA
- a CDS encoding S66 peptidase family protein — MIKPELLKPELLRPGDSVAVVSLSSGMPGEEFCSHNIEIGTKRLKEFGLKPVFMPNSLKGIEILKEHPQQRAKDLKQAFLDNSIRGIICAIGGDDTYRLLPYLMEDEVFIQAVRQSPKLFLGFSDTTVNHLMFHRLGLRTFYGQCFICDIAEMAEEMLPYTRERFLGCFHGFQTIKPSALWYEERKDFSRAAMGTDRISHEEIHGYELLCGRQVFEGELLGGCLESIYDMLVSKRYPDESEICRKYRIFPEQEEWKGKIMFLETCEEKPEPELLYRELRTVEKTGAFEVISGIIVGKPQDEQYYEEYKEVYLEIFGSRNLPVLYNVNFGHAMPRAILPYGARVRADSGRQEIVFL, encoded by the coding sequence GTGATAAAACCTGAATTATTAAAACCTGAGTTATTAAGACCCGGAGATTCTGTGGCAGTCGTAAGCCTTTCCAGCGGGATGCCGGGGGAAGAATTTTGCAGCCACAATATTGAAATCGGTACGAAAAGGCTGAAAGAATTTGGCCTGAAGCCTGTATTTATGCCAAATTCACTGAAAGGAATCGAGATTTTAAAAGAGCATCCTCAGCAGCGGGCAAAAGATTTGAAACAGGCCTTTCTGGATAACTCCATCCGGGGGATTATCTGCGCCATCGGCGGAGATGACACTTACCGTTTGCTGCCTTATCTGATGGAAGATGAAGTATTTATTCAGGCTGTGAGGCAATCTCCGAAACTGTTTCTGGGCTTTTCCGATACCACGGTAAACCACCTGATGTTCCATCGGTTAGGACTCCGGACTTTCTATGGCCAGTGCTTTATCTGTGATATTGCTGAAATGGCAGAGGAAATGCTTCCTTATACCAGAGAAAGATTTCTGGGGTGTTTTCATGGATTTCAGACCATAAAGCCCAGTGCATTGTGGTATGAAGAAAGAAAGGATTTTTCCAGAGCAGCCATGGGCACAGACCGAATTTCCCATGAGGAAATCCACGGGTATGAACTGCTCTGCGGCAGACAGGTTTTTGAGGGAGAACTGCTGGGCGGCTGTCTGGAAAGTATCTATGATATGCTGGTATCGAAAAGGTATCCGGATGAAAGTGAGATATGCCGAAAATACCGAATCTTTCCGGAACAGGAAGAATGGAAAGGAAAGATTATGTTCCTGGAAACATGTGAGGAAAAACCGGAACCGGAACTTCTGTACAGAGAATTACGAACAGTGGAAAAAACAGGGGCTTTTGAAGTAATAAGCGGAATCATTGTGGGAAAACCTCAGGATGAACAGTATTATGAAGAATATAAAGAAGTTTACCTGGAAATCTTTGGAAGCAGAAATCTTCCGGTTCTGTACAATGTGAATTTCGGACATGCCATGCCCAGAGCCATACTGCCTTATGGGGCAAGGGTGCGGGCGGACAGCGGCAGGCAGGAAATTGTATTTCTGTAA
- a CDS encoding class I SAM-dependent methyltransferase, which yields MNEMDKTIDYYNRNAEKFAAGTLNVDFGKIQDLFLNKLPAGACILDFGCGAGRDTKYFMERGFQAEAIDGSGELCKIARGYTGNQVKHQLFQELDETEKYHGIWACASLLHVPGAELDSVFQKMEKALKKDGILYVSFKYGTFEGERNGRYFTDMTEDTLKELTEKIPNLVQEEQWITSDVRPGREDEKWLNIILRKQ from the coding sequence ATGAATGAAATGGACAAAACCATAGATTATTATAACAGGAATGCAGAGAAATTTGCTGCAGGAACTCTTAATGTAGATTTTGGAAAAATTCAGGATTTGTTCCTGAATAAGCTGCCTGCAGGAGCATGTATCCTTGATTTTGGCTGCGGCGCCGGACGCGACACGAAGTATTTTATGGAGAGGGGATTTCAGGCAGAAGCCATTGACGGTTCCGGGGAACTCTGTAAAATTGCCCGCGGATACACCGGGAATCAGGTGAAACATCAATTGTTTCAGGAACTGGATGAAACAGAAAAATATCACGGAATATGGGCATGTGCCTCTCTCCTTCATGTGCCCGGAGCAGAGTTGGATTCCGTATTCCAGAAAATGGAAAAAGCCTTGAAGAAAGACGGGATTCTCTATGTTTCCTTTAAGTACGGAACCTTTGAAGGGGAACGAAACGGCAGATATTTTACAGATATGACAGAAGATACTTTGAAAGAACTGACAGAGAAAATTCCGAATCTGGTGCAGGAAGAACAGTGGATTACATCAGATGTGAGGCCGGGCCGGGAGGACGAGAAATGGCTCAATATAATTTTGAGGAAACAATAA
- a CDS encoding D-alanyl-D-alanine carboxypeptidase family protein, producing MKKRRKWAGLALGIVSLLQINLLPVQAEEYWPEGPQIAGESAIVMEASTGTVLYEKNSHQQSYPASITKIMTALLAVENSSLDEEVVFSKNAVYKTEGSGIARDVDEVMSMEECLYGLMLESANECGYAIAEHVGKDYEDFINMMNTRAKELGCSDTHFNNPHGLPDEEHVTSACDIAMISKEALKNDIFRMIVNTKRHTIPPTNKHEEETYLVNHHKMLTNYQGDSRYLYDYCIGGKTGYTSVAGSTLATFAEKDGMTLICVVTREQAPNHYLDTRTLFDYCFENFQLWNVAEHEKSYDSEIKENKIFENEESFVGLNKEGCIVLPKAAAFTDAVPEVEEVTDSKEVIGNIRYTYAGRVVGGTEIEITGAKVSEFTFHKQKEPETEKAAKEKKVLKINVKYIVLGVLAVLLLAGIGFGIYHFVDNFYLIKYKMECRRQQKMSFKEIKFRKKKHRK from the coding sequence ATGAAAAAGAGAAGAAAATGGGCAGGTCTGGCTCTGGGAATCGTAAGTCTCCTGCAGATAAATCTGTTACCTGTTCAGGCGGAAGAATACTGGCCGGAGGGCCCTCAGATTGCAGGGGAATCGGCCATTGTAATGGAAGCATCCACAGGAACTGTTTTGTATGAAAAAAATTCCCATCAGCAATCCTATCCTGCAAGTATTACAAAGATTATGACTGCCCTTCTGGCAGTGGAGAACAGCAGTCTGGATGAAGAAGTTGTATTTTCCAAAAATGCGGTGTACAAAACAGAAGGCTCCGGGATTGCAAGAGATGTGGATGAAGTGATGAGCATGGAGGAATGTCTGTACGGTCTGATGCTGGAATCGGCCAATGAATGCGGCTATGCCATTGCGGAGCATGTGGGAAAGGATTACGAGGATTTCATCAATATGATGAATACCAGGGCAAAAGAACTGGGGTGCAGTGATACCCATTTCAATAATCCTCACGGACTGCCGGATGAAGAACATGTGACCAGCGCCTGCGACATAGCCATGATATCAAAAGAGGCTTTGAAAAATGATATTTTTCGTATGATTGTCAACACCAAACGGCATACCATTCCTCCCACTAACAAGCATGAGGAAGAAACGTATCTGGTGAACCATCACAAAATGCTTACTAATTATCAGGGGGACAGCAGGTATCTGTATGATTACTGTATCGGCGGAAAAACAGGATATACCAGCGTGGCGGGAAGCACCCTTGCCACTTTTGCGGAAAAAGACGGGATGACGCTGATTTGTGTGGTAACCAGAGAGCAGGCTCCCAATCATTATCTGGATACCAGAACATTGTTTGATTACTGTTTTGAAAATTTCCAGTTATGGAATGTGGCGGAACATGAAAAGAGTTATGACAGTGAAATCAAAGAAAATAAAATATTTGAAAATGAAGAATCCTTTGTGGGATTAAACAAAGAGGGATGTATTGTTCTTCCCAAGGCTGCGGCCTTTACGGATGCGGTGCCTGAGGTGGAGGAAGTAACAGATTCCAAAGAGGTAATCGGCAACATCCGCTACACCTATGCAGGACGCGTGGTAGGCGGCACGGAAATTGAAATCACCGGGGCAAAAGTTTCGGAGTTTACCTTCCACAAACAAAAGGAACCGGAAACAGAAAAAGCCGCAAAAGAAAAAAAGGTACTTAAAATAAATGTAAAATATATAGTGCTGGGCGTTCTGGCAGTGTTGCTTCTTGCAGGAATCGGATTTGGAATTTATCATTTTGTGGATAATTTTTATCTGATTAAATATAAGATGGAATGCAGAAGGCAGCAGAAAATGAGTTTTAAGGAAATAAAATTCCGGAAAAAGAAACATCGGAAGTAA
- the trmB gene encoding tRNA (guanosine(46)-N7)-methyltransferase TrmB: MRLRNIPGSREAIAENRWCIQESEQLKGSWHQVFGNDHPVHVEIGMGKGRFLMALARENPRNNYIGIEKYSSVLLRALQKMEEAPLENIRFIRMDAETVSNIFQKGEVERIYLNFSDPWPKDRHARRRLTSRQFFARYDSILKPDGHVEFKTDNQGLFDFSLEEVKEAGWKLDGCTRDLHHDETMNQGNIMTEYEERFSAMGNPIFKLIASR, from the coding sequence ATGAGATTGCGAAATATACCCGGCTCCAGAGAAGCCATTGCGGAAAACCGCTGGTGCATCCAGGAATCAGAACAGCTTAAGGGAAGCTGGCACCAGGTTTTCGGAAACGACCATCCCGTTCATGTTGAAATCGGTATGGGAAAAGGCAGATTCCTTATGGCTCTGGCCAGAGAAAATCCCCGGAACAATTATATCGGAATTGAGAAATATTCCAGTGTTCTGCTGCGGGCCCTTCAGAAAATGGAAGAAGCACCTCTGGAAAATATTCGTTTTATCCGTATGGACGCCGAAACGGTAAGCAATATTTTTCAAAAAGGAGAAGTAGAAAGGATTTACCTGAATTTCTCCGACCCCTGGCCAAAAGACAGACATGCCAGACGCCGGCTGACCTCCCGCCAGTTCTTCGCCCGTTATGATTCCATCCTGAAGCCGGATGGCCATGTGGAATTCAAAACAGATAACCAGGGCTTATTTGATTTCTCTCTGGAGGAAGTAAAAGAAGCCGGCTGGAAACTGGATGGATGTACCAGAGACCTGCACCATGATGAAACCATGAATCAGGGAAACATCATGACAGAATATGAAGAACGTTTTTCCGCCATGGGAAATCCCATTTTTAAACTGATTGCTTCCAGATAA